A segment of the Streptomyces sp. ITFR-21 genome:
CACCCCCGCGCAGCTCGACTACCTCGCGGCCAAGCTCGGCGACGACGAGAGCCCCGTCGCGAGGGGTCTACGAGCGCTCCTGGACCTCGACGAGCGCCTCGACACGGCAAACCCGCAGGTCAGCGCCTCATCGTGATACTCGTGTTGACGAGCACTCCATGTTCGTCAAGTACGCGCGCGGTTTCGTCGTGCTGCCCGGCGGCTTCGGCACTCTCGACGAGCTCTTCGAGGCGCTCACCCTCGTCCAGACGAAGAAGGTCACCCGCTTCCCGATCGTGCTGTTCGGCACCGGGTACTGGGGCGGCCTGGCCTCCTGGATCCGCTCCACCCTCGTCGCCGAGGGCAAGGCGTCCGCCGCCGACCTGGAGCTCTTCCACATCACCGACGACGTGGACGAGGCGGTGGCCCTGGTGACGAAGGAGACCGCCTAGGCGGGCACGGCGGGCGGCGCCGCCCGCCCCCGGACGCCGCCGCCTCCTCCTCCCTCTCCGGCCTCGCAGCCGCACGCACCGGACCCCGCTCCTCGACCCGCGCGGCTCCACGCGGCGGGCCCTAGGCCAGGCCGCGGCGGGCGACCGCCGGCGGGCGGTCGCCCGCGATGGACGCCACCATGTCCAGCACCTGGCGGGTCTCGGCGACCTCGTGCACGCGGTAGACCCGCGCCCCCAGCCACGCCGAGACCGCCGTCGCGGCGAGCGTCCCGACCAGCCGTTCCTTGACCGGCCGGTCGAGCGTCTCGCCCACGAAGTCCTTGTTGGACAGCGACACCAGCACCGGCCACCCGGTCGCGGTCATCTCCGGCAGCCGCCGGGTCGCCTCCAGGGAGTGCCGGGTGTTCTTGCCGAAGTCGTGCCCGGGGTCGATCAGCACCGCGTCCCTGCGCACCCCGAGCCGCACCGCCCGCTCGGCGAGGGCGCAGGTGGCCCGCACGATGTCGGCCATCACGTCGGCGTACGCCACCCGGTGCGGCCGGGTCCGCGGCCGGGCGCCGCCGGTGTGCGTGCACACCAGGCCCACCCCGTGCCGGGCGGCGGTCTCCGCGAGCCGGGGGTCCACCCCGCCCCACGCGTCGTTCAGCAGGTCCGCGCCCGCCTCGCAGACCGCCTCGCCGACCTCATGCCGCCAGGTGTCCACGCTGATCACCACGCCGGGGTGGCGGCGCCGCACCTCGGCGACGAAGGCGGCCGTCCGGCGGATCTCCTCGGCCGCCGAGACCTCCGCGCCGGGACCGGCCTTCACCCCGCCGACGTCGATGATCGCGGCGCCCTCGGCGACCGCGTGCGCGACGCGTTCCAGCGCCGGTTCGTCGGTGAACGTGGCCCCTTGGTCGTAGAACGAGTCCGGGGTACGGTTGACGATCGCCATGATCACCGGCTCCCGCTCGCCGAATTCCCGGGTGCCCAACCGAAGTGCCACTGCCGCTCCTCATCTCAGACTCATGCGATCGTGGCACGATCGTGCCTGACACGGAGGACCGGCCCCACGCGCGGCGGGTCCTGAGGCCGCACTCACGGGAGATCGACTTGTTCTGGTTCATGCTCATCGCGCTCGTCGTGGTGGTCGCCGCGGTGGCAATGGCCGTACTCGGCGACGGCGGTGCGCTTAAGGACGCCGATCCCGACCGGCTGCAGGACCGGCTGCCGCCGGACCGGCCGCTGCTGCGCTCGGACATCGACGCGGTACGGCTGCCGGTCGCGGTCCGCGGCTACCGGATGCTCGACGTCGACGAGGTGCTGGACCGGCTCGGCGCGGAACTGGCCGAGCGGGACGCCAGGATCGCCGAGCTGGAGACCTCGCTGGCCGGGGTGCAGGCCGTCGGGCAGGCGCACGGCGCCACCCTGCTCAAGGAGGACCCGGCGCCCGCGCCGAGCGCGCCCGCCGACCCCGACCGCGCCGACCGCGCCGACGGGTACGGTCCGGCCGGCCTCGACGACCGCGACGGCACCGCCGGTGAGTGAGCCGGGCGGGATCGTCGTCGGCGAGGACGGCCTGCCGCGCTGCCCCTGGGGGCTGTCCACGCCCGACTACGTGGCCTACCACGACCAGGAGTGGGGCCGCCCGGTGCACGGCGACGACGCGCTCTTCGAACGGGTCTGCCTGGAGGCGTTCCAGTCCGGCCTGTCCTGGATCACCATCCTGCGCCGCCGGGAGGGCTTCCGGGCCGCCTTCGACGACTTCCGGATCGACGCGGTGGCCGCCTTCACCGGCGCGGACCAGGCCCGGCTGCTCGCCGACGCCGGCATCATCCGCAACCGTGCGAAGATCGCGGCGGCGATCGACAACGCGATCGCCGCCCGGGAGGTCCGCGAGTCCTACGAGGGCGGTCTCGACGGCCTGATCTGGTCCTACGCGCCGGACCCGGCCACCCGCCCGGCACCGGTGACCGCCGCCGAGGTGCCCGCCACCACCGCGGAGTCGCTGGCGCTGGCCAAGGACCTCAAGAAGCGCGGCTTCCGGTTCGTCGGCCCCACCACGGCCTACGCGCTGATGCAGGCGTGCGGCCTGGTCAACGACCACCTGGCGGGTTGCAGCAATCGGTAGCGCGTCCGCGCGGGCACCCCGCGGCGCGGAGCCGGCCGCCGGGGCGCCGCCGGCCGGATCCCGGCCGGCGGCGTTCCGTCAGCGGCCCTCGAAGACCGGATCCTGTTTGGCCACGAACGCGGACACCGCCGCGCGGTGGTCCCGGGAGGCGCCCGCGCGGGCCTGGAGGGCGTCCTCCTTGGCCAGCGACTCCGGCAGCGAGTGGTCCGCGCCGAAGGCCAGCGCCTCCTTGAGGGCCGCGTAGGCGACGGTCGGCCCCGCGGCCAGTTGCCGGGCCACCGCGAGCGCCTCGGCGGGCAGGTCGGCGGCCGGCACCACCCGGTGCACCAGGCCGATCGCCAGCGCCTCGGCGGCGGGCACCGAGCGCGGGAAGAGCAGCAGGTCCGCCGCCCGGCCGTGCCCGACGAGCCGGGGGAGCGTCCAGGACATGCCGGAGTCGGCGCCGAGGGCGACCCCGGCGAAGGCGGTGGTGAAGGACGCGGTGTCGGCCGCCACCCGGTAGTCCGCCGCGAAGGCGAAGCCCGCGCCGGCGCCCGCGGCCACCCCGTTGACCCCGGCCACCACCGGCTTCGGCATGGTGGCGATGGCGGTCGCGATCGGGTTGTAGTGCTCGGCGACCGTCGTCAGCCCGCCGCCCGCGGCCAGGGTCCCCACGTGCTCCTTGAGGTCCTGCCCGACGCAGAAGGCGCGCCCGGCGGCGGTCAGCAGCACCGCCCGGACGGCCTGGTCCGCCCTCGCCGCGAGCAGGGCGTCCCGCAACGCGTTCTTGGTGTGCGTGTCAAGCGCGTTCATCGCCTCCGGACGGTTCAGCGTGACGGTCGCCAGTCCGTCACCCACCTCGTACAGCACGCTGTCGGCCATGCCAGAACCCCTTCGCCGCGGCAAGTGTCCCGGCCAGGATGCCGGAACCGGCCGCCGTCGCACACGCGGCGAACCGCAGAAGCGTCAGCCGGCGATCCGCTCGGCCGGCAGGCCGGGGACGACGGCCGGTATCCGCAGCGTCCTGGCACCCGCCGCTGCGGCGGGCCGCAGCGGGCGGGCCACCGGGCCGAGGTCGTGGTGGATGGGGCCGCCGCCGGCCGACAGGGGCAGGCCGCTGCCGCCGCGCCGGAACGCGATGATCTCCGCCGCCACCGCGACCGCCGTCTCCTCGGGTGTGCGGGCGCCCAGATCCAGGCCGATCGGGGAGCGCAGCCGGGCCAGTTCGGCCGTGCTGAGGCCGATCTCGCGGAGCCGGGCGAGCCGGTCGTGGTGGGTGCGGCGCGAGCCCATGGCGCCGACGTAGCCCGGCACCGTGCGCAGCGCCCGCTCCAGCAGCGGGACGTCGAACTTGGCGTCGTGGGTGAGGACGCAGACGACCGTACGGCTGTCGAGGTCGGCGGCCTGCGACTCCAGGTAGCGGTGCGGCCAGTCGACCACCACCTCGTCCGCGTCGGGGAAGCGCCGGGCGGTGGCGAAGACCGGCCGGGCGTCGCACACCGTCACCCGGTAGCCGAGGAACCGGCCGATCCGGGTCACCGCGGCGGCGAAATCGATGGCGCCGAAAACCAGCATCCGCGGCGGGGGCGCGTACGACTCGACGAAGACGCCGATCGCCGCCGGCCCCTCCGGTGGGCAGGGCCGGCCGTCGGGGGCGAAGGTGACGGTCCCGGTCCTGCCCAGTTCCAGCAGCGCGCGGGTTTCCGCGACGACCGCCCGCTCCAGGGCGCCGGGCACCGCGCCGGGCCCGGCGGGCGCCGGCAGCGTACCGGTGTGGGTGCCGGCGGTCACGGCGAGGACGCTGCCGAGCAGTGCGGCCGGGCCGGAGACGACCCGGGCCAGGGCGACCGGCCGGCCGGCGGACATCAGGGACAGCCCCTCGTCCCAGCCGGGGTCCTGCCCCGGCCGCACCGGCTGGACCAGCACGTCCAGCGTGCCGCCGCAGCTCAGGCCGACCGCGAAGGCGTCCTCGTCGCTGTAGCCGAACTGTTCGACGACCGGCCGGCCCGAGGAGATCGCCTCCTGGCACAGCTCGTAGACGGCCCCTTCGACGCAGCCGCCGGAGACGCTGCCCAGGGCTTCCCCGTCGGTGTCCACGGCCAGGGCCGCGCCGGGGTCGCGGGGCGCGCTCCCGGCGACGCGGATGACGGTGGCGACGGCGTACGGGCGGCCGGTCGCGTGGATCCCGGCCAACTGCGAGGCGATGTCGAGCACGGCGTTGCGTCCCCTTCCTCTTCCTCGGGTTCCTGGGGTTCCTGGGGTTCTGCGGGTCCTCGGGTGCCGCGGTGTCCACGTGTTCGGGGCGTGTTCTTCCTCTTGGCGATTGTCCTCGCGCCGGTCCTCGTCCGGGCGGTCCCGGTGTTCCCGGTGTTCCCGGTGTTCCCGGTGGTCCGGGTGCTCCCGGTGTCCGGCAGTGTCCGGCCCGGCGGGTCAGACGTGCCGGGGGGCGTCGCGCAGCAGGCCGAGCACCCGCTCCGGGTGCAGCGGCAGCGAGCCCACGTGGCCGCGCAGCTGGAGGGCGTCGCGGACCGCGTTGGCGATCGCGGCACCCACTCCCGCGGTGCCGCCCTCGCCGGCGCCGCGCACCCCGAGCGGGTTGCCAGGGGCGGGCGAGTCCTCGTAGACCGCCACCTGGATGTCCGGCAGGTCGGACAGCCGCGGCCACCGGTACTCGTTGAACGTGGTCGACAGCGGGATGCCGCGCTCGTCGTAGCGGAACTCCTCCAGCAGCGCCCCCCCGATGCCCTGCACCGCGCCGCCGTAGATCTGGCCGTGCACCATGCGGGGGTTGACGGCCTTGCCGATCTCGTAGCTGACGGCGTAGCGCAGCAGCCGGACCCGGCCGGTTTGCGGGTCCACCTCGGTGAGCGCGTAGTGCGCGCCGTACGGGTAGGTCATCGCGTCGGCGACATAGGTGCCGCGGCCGACCAGTCCCGGCTCCTCGCCGGTGCGTACGAACTGGGGGGTGAAGCAGACGGTGGCGATCCTCCCCAGCGGCACCCGCTGTTCCGGGTTCGCCGCGACGACCATCTCGCCGCCGCGGACCACCAGCTCGCCCGGCTCGACGCCGAGCAGGACCGCCGCGACCCGGCGCGCCTTGGCGATGACCGCCTCGGCGGCGAACTTGGCGGCGGTGCCGCCCACCACGGTGGTACGGCTGGCGAAGCTGCCCGCTCCGTCGGGGAGGATGTCGGTGTCGGACAGCACCACCTTGACGGTGTCCGGCGCGATGTCGAACTCCGCCGCGACGATCTGCGCCATCACCGTCTCCACGCCCTGGCCGGAGCCGGAGCCGCCCATCGCCACCCGGACCGCGCCGGTGACGCCGACGTCGACCACCGCGCTGTCGTGGCCGAGCCCGGCCTTCTCCAGGATGACCGCGCAGCCGGCGCCCACCAGCCGCCCGCTCTCCCGCGCGGCCCGCGCCTGCGCCCGCCACCGCTCGTACCCGAACTCCTCGCGGGACGTGTCGAAGTGGCCGAGGTGGTCGGAGCCGTCCAGCAGCATGGGCGCGCCGAAGATCTGCATGGGGCGCCGGAACGGCAGTTCGGTGTGGTCCAGCAGGTTGCGCCGACGCAGCTCGACCGGGTCGGCGCCGAGCCGGTCCGCCGCCACGTCCAGGACGTGTTCGCGGACGAAGTTGTGCTGGAAGCGGCCGGGGGCGCGGTAGGTGCCGATCGGCGTCTTGTT
Coding sequences within it:
- a CDS encoding DivIVA domain-containing protein, with the protein product MFWFMLIALVVVVAAVAMAVLGDGGALKDADPDRLQDRLPPDRPLLRSDIDAVRLPVAVRGYRMLDVDEVLDRLGAELAERDARIAELETSLAGVQAVGQAHGATLLKEDPAPAPSAPADPDRADRADGYGPAGLDDRDGTAGE
- a CDS encoding XdhC/CoxI family protein, giving the protein MLDIASQLAGIHATGRPYAVATVIRVAGSAPRDPGAALAVDTDGEALGSVSGGCVEGAVYELCQEAISSGRPVVEQFGYSDEDAFAVGLSCGGTLDVLVQPVRPGQDPGWDEGLSLMSAGRPVALARVVSGPAALLGSVLAVTAGTHTGTLPAPAGPGAVPGALERAVVAETRALLELGRTGTVTFAPDGRPCPPEGPAAIGVFVESYAPPPRMLVFGAIDFAAAVTRIGRFLGYRVTVCDARPVFATARRFPDADEVVVDWPHRYLESQAADLDSRTVVCVLTHDAKFDVPLLERALRTVPGYVGAMGSRRTHHDRLARLREIGLSTAELARLRSPIGLDLGARTPEETAVAVAAEIIAFRRGGSGLPLSAGGGPIHHDLGPVARPLRPAAAAGARTLRIPAVVPGLPAERIAG
- a CDS encoding DNA-3-methyladenine glycosylase I, which gives rise to MSEPGGIVVGEDGLPRCPWGLSTPDYVAYHDQEWGRPVHGDDALFERVCLEAFQSGLSWITILRRREGFRAAFDDFRIDAVAAFTGADQARLLADAGIIRNRAKIAAAIDNAIAAREVRESYEGGLDGLIWSYAPDPATRPAPVTAAEVPATTAESLALAKDLKKRGFRFVGPTTAYALMQACGLVNDHLAGCSNR
- the folP gene encoding dihydropteroate synthase; translation: MAIVNRTPDSFYDQGATFTDEPALERVAHAVAEGAAIIDVGGVKAGPGAEVSAAEEIRRTAAFVAEVRRRHPGVVISVDTWRHEVGEAVCEAGADLLNDAWGGVDPRLAETAARHGVGLVCTHTGGARPRTRPHRVAYADVMADIVRATCALAERAVRLGVRRDAVLIDPGHDFGKNTRHSLEATRRLPEMTATGWPVLVSLSNKDFVGETLDRPVKERLVGTLAATAVSAWLGARVYRVHEVAETRQVLDMVASIAGDRPPAVARRGLA
- a CDS encoding xanthine dehydrogenase family protein molybdopterin-binding subunit produces the protein MTAIGTSVLRLEDERLLRGRGRFHDDTVRPGQLWLRVVRSPVAHARIVNVDTSAAEQLPGVVAVVTAADLPGRALIPVRQPHPGIDFTPYLQPPLATGFVRYAGEPVAAVLAEDPYLAEDAADLVVLEFDELPVVLDARAAAGSRLASRPDTPAEVGVVEFGYGDVDALFDTAAHVVSADLSVGRHSGTPLEPRGLVAEYDDRTERLTVWGASKVPYFNRRVLAGMLDLPEHRIHMLESDAGGSFGVRGEFYPEDLLVPMLALRTRRPVKWSEDRTEHMIAANHAREQQHHFELAFDEDHRLLAMRDEGWLDNGGYVRTHGAVVAALTAAMISGPYRLPACRSRIHIVTTNKTPIGTYRAPGRFQHNFVREHVLDVAADRLGADPVELRRRNLLDHTELPFRRPMQIFGAPMLLDGSDHLGHFDTSREEFGYERWRAQARAARESGRLVGAGCAVILEKAGLGHDSAVVDVGVTGAVRVAMGGSGSGQGVETVMAQIVAAEFDIAPDTVKVVLSDTDILPDGAGSFASRTTVVGGTAAKFAAEAVIAKARRVAAVLLGVEPGELVVRGGEMVVAANPEQRVPLGRIATVCFTPQFVRTGEEPGLVGRGTYVADAMTYPYGAHYALTEVDPQTGRVRLLRYAVSYEIGKAVNPRMVHGQIYGGAVQGIGGALLEEFRYDERGIPLSTTFNEYRWPRLSDLPDIQVAVYEDSPAPGNPLGVRGAGEGGTAGVGAAIANAVRDALQLRGHVGSLPLHPERVLGLLRDAPRHV
- a CDS encoding enoyl-CoA hydratase/isomerase family protein gives rise to the protein MADSVLYEVGDGLATVTLNRPEAMNALDTHTKNALRDALLAARADQAVRAVLLTAAGRAFCVGQDLKEHVGTLAAGGGLTTVAEHYNPIATAIATMPKPVVAGVNGVAAGAGAGFAFAADYRVAADTASFTTAFAGVALGADSGMSWTLPRLVGHGRAADLLLFPRSVPAAEALAIGLVHRVVPAADLPAEALAVARQLAAGPTVAYAALKEALAFGADHSLPESLAKEDALQARAGASRDHRAAVSAFVAKQDPVFEGR